One genomic segment of Stegostoma tigrinum isolate sSteTig4 chromosome 21, sSteTig4.hap1, whole genome shotgun sequence includes these proteins:
- the LOC125462881 gene encoding ras-related protein Rab-7b-like: MSINKGVGLKIVILGSLGVGKTSLLNRYVNNRFTQEYRTTLGASILPKEIRVDNTLVKLQIWDTGGQERFKSLVPSFSKGSDGCVLVFDVTDRDSLYALEGWREEILLQIPLEYKDYPFVALGNKVDLTERQVTSDEAEAWCSSHNIPYFEVSAKEDINVDHAFENIARNALLQDSKWKDSYLMNSISLGDNRTSVRNNCC; the protein is encoded by the exons ATGAGCATCAACAAGGGAGTGGGCTTGAAAATAGTTATCCTTGGTTCCCTTGG GGTTGGTAAGACCTCTCTTCTGAACCGGTATGTCAATAACAGATTCACTCAGGAGTACCGTACCACCCTGGGAGCAAGCATCCTTCCAAAAGAGATCAGAGTGGATAATACATTGGTGAAGCTACAG ATCTGGGACACTGGAGGTCAGGAGCGTTTTAAGTCACTGGTGCCTTCCTTCTCTAAGGGTTCAGATGGCTGTGTCCTCGTTTTTGATGTGACTGATCGAGACTCTCTATATGCTCTGGAAGGCTGGAGGGAAGAGATTTTGTTGCAAATTCCTTTAGAATATAAAGATTACCCTTTTGTTGCACTGGGCAATAAAGTTGATCTAACAGAGAGGCAG GTTACAAGTGATGAGGCAGAAGCTTGGTGCTCATCTCACAATATTCCTTACTTTGAAGTGAGTGCAAAAGAGGATATTAATGTGGACCATGCCTTTGAGAACATTGCCAGAAATGCTCTGTTGCAG GATTCAAAATGGAAAGATTCATATTTGATGAACTCCATCTCCTTAGGAGACAACAGAACATCGGTGAGAAATAATTGCTGCTGA